In Temnothorax longispinosus isolate EJ_2023e chromosome 10, Tlon_JGU_v1, whole genome shotgun sequence, a single window of DNA contains:
- the LOC139820347 gene encoding dynein axonemal assembly factor 19, with product MSDCHRTSSDERAERKKRRTCTMSALKTPIDYRNLEEELHAVLAADELYKLQNDAKIRAVEQAVPTYEHFRQMVNGAHLKPLDRDDMKPKIGVQWNPLINPTKPCDSTASAASRKSTRDKRNNGSSPKKSSRETCENFLQFWRTIADHSEKFTYVWNLRNDLWHHVFRVEIPASFLGDFANTCLQHSSKVDDVTSIIEILGILSACNRFDLTVCFMTRDEKSTCEQLFQQLQLKGGSPGESLKHTVKSLAVKYRVKLD from the exons ATGTCAGACTGTCATAGAACCTCGAGCGATGAACGTgctgaaaggaaaaaaaggcgTACATGTACAATGAGCGCGTTAAAAACACCGATAGACTATAGAAACTTGGAAGAGGAACTTCACGCGGTTCTCGCAGCCGACgaattgtataaattacaaaacgaCGCTAAAATTCGAGCGGTGGAACAAGCAGTGCCGACGTATGAGCACTTCAGACAGATG GTGAATGGTGCTCACTTGAAACCTCTGGATCGCGACGACATGAAACCTAAGATCGGCGTGCAGTGGAATCCGCTGATTAATCCTACTAAGCCTTGTGACTCGACTGCATCGGCAGCCTCAAGAAAAtcgacgcgcgataaacggAACAATGGAAGTTCCCCGAAAAAATCATCTCGCGAGACGTGCGAGaactttttacaattttggAGAACAATTGCGGACCACTCCGAAAAGTTTACTTATGTATGGAATCTAAG GAACGACCTGTGGCATCACGTCTTTCGAGTGGAAATTCCAGCGTCGTTCCTCGGCGACTTCGCGAATACGTGTCTGCAGCATTCGTCGAAGGTGGACGACGTAACGTCAATTATAGAAATTCTCGGCATACTGAGCGCGTGCAATCGGTTCGATCTGACGGTATGCTTCATGACGAGAGACGAGAAATCTACGTGCGAGCAGCTTTTCCAACAGTTGCAACTTAAAGGAGGATCGCCAGGCGAATCCTTGAAACATACAGTCAAATCGTTAGCGGTGAAATATCGGGTTAAACTTGATTAA
- the Nan gene encoding transient receptor potential cation channel subfamily V member 5 encodes MGNTESNVTSGVKKQTDTSSILLYKLVDLKGGGLLVDMMKRATQTKQYAELDHALRTKVEPFLYNKGKGKWIPVEKLVLLRNKDRPRHKMLAPLKAMENPADYDIDKDMGDEEVDEAKIDKSRYRFVCWNLSDRGAVGETILHLCMLNATAIHADLAKRLLRFYPRLIHDIYLSDEYYGENVLHIAIVNEDPSLVKFLLDSGADDPSIIHERCFGNFMSPEDQKASRFDSMDHEWVCVTPETNYSGYVYWGEYPLSFAACLGQEECYRLILARGADPDKQDTNGNTVLHMLVIYEKLATFDMAYEVGASLDLRNVQHLTPLTLSAKLARIEMFFHILNIEREIYWQIGSITCAAYPLSQIDTIDINTGTINNNSALNLVVFGDKDEHLELMDGVLVDLLNAKWNTFVKSRFYRQFFLFCFHFILSLISFTLRPGPSIMETDESANDTLTRTNSSNMTEPTILKPLQSADLSELVTNSFVAAFTSNLKSSLNMTQESLEKIQLQVTSNVTSALKSVLLLTLSENEGILSPPDEAAIHTLWYTDSPPNASDYFTDTYNETVAADTNSTAKTIVDDIALSKFNHEDWWDDLTEECRLMQLTETSAKIRLTGEIFMYISAMLYILAALREARFLGLNMFIENLMTAPSRVMFLFSCCILLLFPFLRFACADEVEDMLAVVAMLTTAPYFLFFCRGFKTVGPFVVMIYRMIMGDLLRFVSIYLVFVMGFSQAYYIIFLSFDNPNTPEGIDDSISNPMPSPMESVMAMFLMSMTNFGDYFGAFERTEHEFEAKLLFVLYMAIVAILLVNMLIAMMGNTYQKIAETRNEWQRQWARIVLVVERGVSPAERLRKLTDYSQPMSDGRKALVLRLHQTEEDKEEMKEILEMKRTHDRLLKKRQSRMSKEKILS; translated from the exons ATGGGTAATACCGAGAGCAATGTTACGAGCGGCGTGAAGAAACAAACGGACACGTCGTCCATCCTGCTCTATAAATTAGTCGACTTGAAGG GCGGCGGATTGTTGGTGGACATGATGAAAAGAGCCACGCAGACCAAGCAGTACGCGGAGCTGGATCACGCGTTGAGAACGAAGGTCGAGCCGTTTCTGTACAACAAGGGAAAAGGCAAATGGATACCCGTGGAAAAATTGGTCCTTCTACGAAATAAAGACCGTCCGCGGCACAAAATG CTGGCACCCTTGAAAGCTATGGAAAATCCAGCGGATTACGACATCGATAAGGATATGGGCGACGAGGAAGTTGACGAAGCTAAGATAG ATAAGAGCAGATACAGATTCGTGTGTTGGAATCTAAGCGACAGAGGTGCCGTCGGCGAaactattttacatttatgcaTGTTAAATGCGACCGCTATCCACGCCGATTTGGCGAAACGACTGTTGCGTTTCTATCCGCGGCTTATACACGATATTTATCTGAGCGATGAATATTACG GAGAAAACGTTTTGCACATCGCTATCGTGAATGAGGATCCATCGCTGGTCAAGTTTCTTCTCGACAGTGGAGCGGACGACCCGAGCATCATCCACGAGAGATGCTTCGGCAATTTCATGAGTCCGGAAGACCAGAAGGCATCGAGGTTTGACAGTATGGACCACGAGTGGGTGTGCGTCACTCCGGAGACCAATTACAGCGG CTACGTGTACTGGGGAGAGTATCCGTTGAGCTTCGCCGCGTGTCTCGGTCAGGAAGAATGTTACAGGCTTATATTAGCCAGAGGCGCGGATCCTGATAAGCAGGACACGAATGGAAACACCGTCCTGCACATGCTCGTGATATACGAGAAACTG GCCACGTTCGACATGGCCTACGAGGTAGGAGCTTCTCTCGATCTAAGAAACGTTCAGCATCTGACTCCGTTGACCCTATCAGCAAAGTTGGCCAGAATCGAAATGTTCTTTCACATTTTGAACATCGAAAGGGAGATATACTGGCAAATCGGTAGCATAACTTGCGCGGCTTACCCTCTGTCGCAAATAGATACGATCGACATTAATACGGGGACAATCAACAACAATTCTGCCCTGAATCTGGTTGTCTTTGGC GACAAAGATGAACATTTAGAGTTAATGGACGGTGTGCTAGTCGATCTTCTAAACGCCAAGTGGAACACCTTCGTCAAATCCCG attCTACCGTCAATTCTTCCTCTTCTGCTTCCACTTCATCCTGTCGCTGATCAGCTTCACCCTTCGCCCCGGCCCGTCGATCATGGAAACGGACGAAAGCGCGAACGACACGTTGACGAGGACGAATTCCTCCAACATGACGGAGCCCACGATTCTTAAACCCCTCCAAAGCGCGGATCTATCGGAATTGGTTACAAATAGCTTCGTGGCGGCTTTCACCTCAAATCTCAAGTCATCCTTAAACATGACGCAGGAATCGCTGGAGAAGATCCAGCTGCAAGTAACGTCGAACGTCACGTCGGCCCTTAAGAGCGTTTTGCTCTTGACGCTGAGCGAAAACGAGGGCATTCTGAGTCCTCCTGACGAGGCCGCCATTCATACGCTGTGGTATACCGACAGCCCTCCAAATGCGTCGGACTATTTCACGGATACGTACAATGAAACCGTCGCGGCCGATACAAATTCGACTGCCAAGACGATCGTCGACGACATCGcgttatcaaaatttaatcacGAAGATTG GTGGGACGATCTCACAGAGGAGTGCAGGCTGATGCAGCTAACAGAAACGAGTGCGAAGATTCGTTTAACTGGggaaatttttatgtacatctCAGCGATGCTCTACATCTTGGCTGCGTTGCGAGAGGCGAGATTTTTAGGTCTTAACATGTTCATCGAAAATCTC ATGACGGCGCCGTCGCGCGTGATGTTCCTGTTCTCGTGCTGCATCCTGCTGCTGTTCCCGTTTCTGCGATTTGCCTGCGCGGACGAAGTCGAAGACATGCTGGCGGTGGTGGCGATGCTGACGACGGCACCGTACTTTCTATTCTTCTGCCGGGGCTTCAAAACGGTCGGCCCGTTCGTCGTGATGATTTACAGGATGATCATGGGCGATCTCCTCAGATTCGTCTCCATCTACCTTGTCTTCGTGATGGGATTCTCCCAAG CGTATTACATCATATTCCTGTCGTTTGACAACCCGAACACTCCGGAGGGCATCGACGACTCGATCTCGAATCCGATGCCGTCGCCGATGGAGAGCGTTATGGCGATGTTCCTGATGAGCATGACGAATTTCGGCGATTACTTTGGCGCGTTCGAGAGAACCGAGCACGAATTCGAAGCCAAG CTACTGTTCGTGCTGTACATGGCGATCGTGGCGATTCTGCTCGTAAACATGTTGATCGCTATGATGGGCAACACTTACCAGAAGATCGCTGAGACCAGGAACGAATGGCAACGGCAA TGGGCGCGGATAGTTCTGGTCGTGGAGAGAGGCGTGAGTCCCGCTGAAAGGCTAAGAAAGTTGACGGACTATTCTCAGCCCATGTCCGACGGTCGTAAGGCGTTGGTTCTTCGATTACACCAGACT GAGGAGGACAAGGAGGAGATGAAGGAGATACTCGAGATGAAGAGAACCCACGACAGATTGCTGAAGAAAAGGCAAAGCAGAATGTCAAAGGAGAAGATTCTATCTTAA
- the LOC139820570 gene encoding uncharacterized protein, which translates to MAQWRQETILKLISAYRARRLLWDHNAPDYTDRSKRIYAWKEIADELGCDVMTVERKLKSLKTHFMSVHKAYAKRRVKADLNPDGSVVTPKWFAYEALTFLNKGRLTRINRETPNVEKQNPTPAPNWQPQEISSGRDEFTVFAEHVAIRLKNITDVRARLVAQHQINNILFEAEMGKYNVQQLSFVPNNQEIMENLDEPSTSNEEKVIINNIPQAV; encoded by the exons ATGGCGCAGTGGAGGCAGGAGACGATATTGAAGCTGATCAGTGCGTATCGCGCGAGGCGGCTCCTCTGGGACCACAACGCGCCGGACTACACCGATCGGAGCAAGAGGATCTACGCGTGGAAGGAGATCGCCGACGAG CTCGGATGCGACGTGATGACGGTGGAGAGGAAGCTGAAGAGCCTGAAGACTCACTTCATGTCGGTCCACAAAGCGTACGCGAAACGCAGGGTGAAGGCCGATCTGAATCCTGATGGCAGCGTCGTCACGCCCAAGTGGTTTGCTTACGAGGCCTTGACTTTCCTGAATAAAGGACGCTTGACGCGAATCAATCGCGAGACGCCGAACGTGGAGAAGCAG aatccCACGCCGGCCCCTAATTGGCAGCCGCAG GAGATTTCGTCAGGCCGTGACGAATTCACGGTTTTTGCCGAGCACGTCGCCATTCGGCTGAAGAACATAACGGACGTGCGTGCGAGGCTCGTCGCGCAGCATCAGATAAACAACATCCTGTTCGAGGCCGAGATGGGAAAGTATAACGTGCAGCAGCTCTCCTTCGTCCCGAACAATCAGGAGATTATGGAGAACCTGGACGAGCCCTCGACGTCGAACGAGGAGAaagtgataataaataatattcctcaAGCGGTCTAA